A stretch of the Candidatus Curtissbacteria bacterium genome encodes the following:
- a CDS encoding ATP-binding protein, whose product MLKLFGSKKTPEAVNLSANEQRWAQTISRGTVSVKDIIAPPAIEVDFDYIKIGSTFYRTLFVVGYPRFVQANWLAPLINLEHTLDIAMYSYPVEAKGVLDDLKRKITEMEATISTDIQHGRVMDPAVQAALEDAQVLQEELVKGAERFFQFGLYITIPADSEEELSDVTKQVESTLGSLLLVPKHATLQQEDAFKTTLPQGTDHIYITRNMDTTSLATTFPFISSALTSNSGIMYGINEHNGSLVIFDRFSQENANSVVFAKSGAGKSYLVKLEALRSLMFGTEVIVIDPEQEYKNLCEAIGGEYISFSFSSPAKINPFDLSGVYEEGENELGLKILTLHGFLKVVMGELSPTEDAILDKALVATYKSKGITPDPATQKNEPPLMEDLYKVLLGMEETAAKGLADRLEKFVKGSLLGIFNQQSNIDLKNTFTVFSIKDLEDELRPIAMYLILDFIWTRIKNDIRKRLLIVDEAWYMMQYPDSATFMYSIAKRARKYFLGLTTITQDVEDFLNTDYGRAIVTNSSIQILLKQSPAAIEKVADTFYLSEGEKHLLLAADIGEGIFFAGANHVAIRVIASEDEHYLVTTKPEELLEMRKKSQQVVDQFAQAPTQPKPDLP is encoded by the coding sequence ATGCTAAAACTATTTGGATCCAAAAAAACACCAGAAGCGGTAAACCTTTCCGCGAACGAGCAGAGATGGGCACAGACGATCTCTCGCGGAACAGTTTCCGTAAAAGACATCATTGCCCCGCCCGCGATAGAAGTAGATTTTGACTACATTAAAATCGGCTCAACGTTTTATAGAACTCTGTTTGTAGTCGGCTATCCAAGATTTGTTCAGGCAAACTGGCTCGCTCCTTTAATTAACCTTGAACACACGCTCGACATTGCGATGTATTCGTATCCCGTCGAGGCCAAAGGAGTACTAGACGATTTAAAGAGAAAAATCACCGAAATGGAAGCAACCATCTCGACGGATATTCAGCACGGGAGAGTGATGGACCCAGCCGTCCAAGCAGCACTCGAAGACGCGCAAGTACTCCAAGAAGAACTTGTCAAAGGGGCAGAGAGATTTTTCCAGTTCGGCCTCTACATCACAATTCCGGCAGATTCCGAAGAAGAACTCAGCGACGTTACAAAACAAGTCGAATCTACCCTTGGATCACTTCTTCTTGTTCCCAAGCACGCGACTCTACAGCAAGAAGACGCGTTCAAAACTACTCTGCCACAGGGAACGGATCACATATATATAACGCGCAACATGGACACAACGTCTCTCGCGACCACTTTCCCATTCATTTCATCCGCTCTTACCTCAAACTCGGGCATTATGTACGGCATCAATGAACACAATGGATCGCTCGTAATTTTCGACAGGTTCTCTCAAGAAAACGCCAATTCCGTAGTCTTTGCCAAATCCGGCGCCGGAAAATCTTATCTCGTCAAACTCGAAGCCTTAAGATCCCTAATGTTCGGGACCGAAGTAATCGTTATCGACCCCGAGCAGGAATATAAAAACCTCTGCGAAGCAATTGGCGGTGAATACATCTCCTTCAGCTTCAGTTCACCCGCGAAAATTAACCCCTTTGATCTTTCTGGCGTTTACGAAGAAGGCGAAAACGAACTCGGCCTTAAAATCCTTACTCTCCACGGTTTCCTCAAAGTTGTCATGGGCGAACTTTCGCCAACGGAAGACGCGATTCTAGATAAAGCGCTCGTCGCGACATATAAATCAAAGGGCATAACGCCAGACCCAGCCACTCAAAAGAACGAGCCGCCCCTGATGGAAGATCTCTACAAAGTACTTCTAGGCATGGAAGAAACAGCCGCCAAAGGTCTCGCTGACAGGCTCGAAAAATTCGTCAAAGGCTCGCTTTTGGGAATATTTAACCAGCAAAGTAATATCGACCTTAAAAACACGTTCACCGTTTTTTCAATTAAAGACCTCGAAGATGAACTACGACCGATTGCAATGTATCTCATTCTTGATTTCATTTGGACGAGAATCAAAAACGACATTAGGAAACGCTTGCTCATCGTCGATGAGGCCTGGTACATGATGCAGTATCCCGACAGCGCGACGTTTATGTACAGCATCGCCAAACGCGCCAGAAAGTATTTCCTTGGCTTGACCACCATCACTCAAGACGTCGAAGATTTCTTAAACACAGATTACGGCAGGGCAATAGTTACAAACTCTTCCATCCAAATTCTCCTTAAACAGTCGCCAGCCGCGATCGAAAAGGTCGCTGACACCTTTTATTTGTCAGAAGGCGAAAAGCATTTACTCCTCGCGGCTGATATCGGTGAAGGAATTTTTTTCGCGGGCGCGAATCACGTCGCGATAAGAGTAATCGCTTCAGAAGACGAACACTATCTCGTTACCACAAAACCGGAAGAGCTTCTGGAAATGCGAAAAAAGTCTCAACAAGTAGTTGATCAATTCGCTCAAGCTCCCACTCAGCCCAAGCCAGATCTACCGTAA
- a CDS encoding PrgI family protein, with translation MEQHPVPQHIASFQFKLFGNLTIRQFITLAIPMSVAVLTFFSPLPAVVRLPLALVIGLFALFSALIPIQGRPLDKWLVDFIKAVTSPTQRVWVKETRVPEYLNVVTSLVSNQDLNQEPVTAQGRERLDAYLRTLPQQQSSPLDTKEQIALQRLGLSPQIPTQETLTGKLPPVISWPTKPREEGQFLAPESLPQLGEATSVHAAPTSSPKIAHFAKPYAIPGLEKRLKQQEPPHQTVNIAPPNVKTRLASEANFTIENVISIKPPGENTRLIHGIGKTRTRKLHFAPPEGFDLSKLPILGERRFEISEELKKRFGGEEGSQETTVAPVENTPAAPQETMQSIVPPTPPVQNPIANPIGSTPNVVSGFIKNNDGAPIENVILIVKDRDGVPVRALKTNKNGQFLSTTPLRNGAYTVEIESQTQQTPHTLQIDLNGQIVNPMEIKLNNDS, from the coding sequence ATGGAACAACATCCTGTCCCGCAGCATATAGCTTCATTCCAATTCAAGCTCTTTGGGAATTTGACCATCCGCCAATTTATAACTTTGGCAATCCCGATGTCCGTCGCCGTTTTAACCTTTTTTTCCCCACTTCCAGCCGTAGTTAGGCTTCCGCTTGCCCTCGTAATCGGCCTTTTTGCCCTCTTTTCAGCGCTCATTCCCATTCAAGGCAGGCCGTTAGACAAATGGCTCGTAGATTTCATAAAGGCGGTCACTTCTCCTACTCAAAGAGTTTGGGTTAAAGAGACGAGGGTGCCCGAATATCTCAATGTCGTCACTTCTTTAGTTTCAAACCAGGACTTAAACCAGGAGCCTGTCACCGCCCAAGGCAGAGAGCGCCTCGACGCGTACCTGAGAACCCTGCCCCAACAACAATCCTCTCCTTTAGATACGAAAGAACAAATCGCGCTTCAAAGGCTCGGCCTTAGCCCTCAAATTCCCACCCAAGAAACGCTTACTGGCAAATTGCCCCCCGTAATTTCCTGGCCGACAAAACCTCGTGAAGAAGGACAATTTCTTGCCCCGGAATCTCTTCCACAGTTGGGCGAAGCTACATCTGTACACGCAGCCCCCACAAGCAGCCCCAAAATCGCCCATTTCGCCAAGCCATACGCAATCCCCGGCCTCGAAAAGAGGCTAAAGCAGCAAGAACCTCCTCACCAAACGGTAAATATCGCTCCACCGAACGTAAAAACGAGGCTCGCGTCAGAAGCAAACTTCACTATCGAAAACGTAATTTCTATTAAACCCCCAGGCGAGAATACTAGGCTGATACATGGCATCGGAAAGACTCGCACCAGAAAACTCCACTTCGCGCCCCCAGAAGGCTTTGATCTTTCCAAGCTTCCGATATTGGGAGAAAGACGCTTTGAAATTTCAGAGGAGTTAAAAAAACGCTTTGGTGGCGAAGAAGGCTCTCAAGAAACCACCGTTGCGCCAGTTGAAAACACGCCTGCGGCTCCTCAAGAAACTATGCAAAGTATTGTGCCACCAACGCCACCTGTCCAAAATCCTATCGCAAACCCGATAGGCTCAACACCAAACGTAGTTTCTGGATTTATCAAGAACAATGACGGGGCTCCCATAGAAAATGTCATCCTAATCGTTAAGGATCGCGATGGCGTACCTGTAAGAGCCTTAAAAACCAACAAGAATGGCCAATTTCTCTCCACTACCCCGCTCCGAAACGGCGCCTACACAGTAGAAATAGAGTCTCAAACCCAACAGACTCCACACACACTTCAAATAGACCTAAACGGGCAAATCGTCAACCCAATGGAAATAAAACTAAACAATGATTCATAA
- a CDS encoding pilin, with protein sequence MDGPAQITDILDVLQRIISLLAPAAGIAFFVMLIVGGFKYITSGGDPKNVGQAQSILTYAVIGIVLVVASWLILQLIGRVTGVDVTTVRIPE encoded by the coding sequence ATGGACGGCCCAGCCCAGATTACGGATATCCTAGACGTCTTGCAACGCATAATATCTTTGCTCGCTCCGGCGGCAGGGATCGCGTTTTTCGTCATGCTTATTGTCGGCGGTTTTAAATACATCACCTCGGGCGGCGATCCTAAAAACGTCGGCCAGGCGCAAAGCATACTCACCTATGCCGTAATCGGTATTGTTTTAGTTGTCGCGTCCTGGCTAATTCTCCAGCTTATTGGAAGGGTCACAGGCGTAGACGTCACTACTGTCAGAATTCCAGAGTAA
- a CDS encoding pilin, whose protein sequence is MLKVKKIIDLVHKNANFYAPVLIAQPAPLDREGPIVPPPLDDPGVNNIIGIVQAVIQFIIVVAFVIAFIMLLVGGIRWILAGGDEKAVANARSTITAALIGLVVVLIAFALIRLVETFFGIPILSGGVCIPTVKQLEC, encoded by the coding sequence ATGTTAAAAGTTAAAAAAATAATCGACTTAGTACACAAAAACGCTAATTTTTATGCTCCCGTACTAATTGCTCAACCTGCTCCACTTGATAGAGAAGGCCCAATAGTACCACCTCCCCTTGATGACCCCGGCGTCAACAACATAATCGGAATTGTCCAAGCAGTTATTCAATTCATAATCGTTGTTGCCTTTGTTATCGCATTCATCATGCTTTTGGTTGGCGGTATTCGCTGGATACTTGCAGGTGGAGATGAAAAAGCTGTCGCAAACGCAAGAAGCACTATAACAGCTGCTTTAATCGGTTTAGTTGTTGTCTTGATTGCTTTTGCGTTGATCAGGCTTGTAGAGACCTTCTTCGGAATCCCGATATTAAGCGGAGGAGTCTGTATTCCAACTGTAAAACAGTTAGAGTGCTAA
- a CDS encoding pilin codes for MKKLLITLTLPLLLFLFSSTTVFAQGEGDPSFPPPQDGVGDQDAPRGPIDQAPGNVQPGIGTIEAPSGVVDIGNQSVSDFIAGFIRNGIWLLIIVAFVIAVIWMIFAGYSFIFANGDPKNISTAWSRIYWGLLGLVIVLGAFAIIKLVETFFGIEIISGGFQLPTRSSP; via the coding sequence ATGAAAAAGCTTTTAATCACACTTACCTTACCTCTCCTGCTCTTCCTTTTCTCATCGACCACGGTTTTCGCTCAAGGAGAAGGTGACCCGTCCTTCCCGCCTCCGCAAGACGGCGTCGGTGATCAGGATGCTCCCCGCGGCCCTATTGATCAAGCGCCAGGGAATGTCCAACCCGGAATCGGAACGATAGAAGCCCCCTCAGGAGTGGTAGATATTGGCAACCAAAGCGTTTCCGATTTCATCGCGGGTTTCATCAGAAACGGCATCTGGCTTCTTATAATCGTCGCCTTCGTAATCGCCGTGATTTGGATGATATTCGCGGGCTATAGCTTTATCTTCGCGAACGGTGACCCCAAAAACATTTCAACCGCCTGGAGCAGAATATATTGGGGTCTTCTGGGACTGGTAATTGTGCTGGGTGCTTTTGCTATAATCAAATTGGTAGAAACCTTCTTTGGTATAGAAATTATTTCAGGAGGATTTCAGCTACCGACAAGATCAAGTCCATGA
- a CDS encoding pilin — translation MIWQKLSLTILIFIFLILAPLSVLSNPVSANHCSDPYVHNVTTGGPRCGRDRPPEGCNSATEEEIDSYGHPACFLKTASPPDQDDGNTQPDPGGRNTQQPGSGTSSQPCKGFSDCLKDIAVDDLKFKKEQDLVPTLVEAALKVVLPIAGMITVLFIIFSGIQFITSGGNPEAVGKARGRLMYAIIGFVIILLAFAILQVVNRLFLGTTIT, via the coding sequence ATGATCTGGCAAAAACTTTCTCTCACTATTTTAATTTTTATCTTTCTTATTTTGGCTCCACTTTCCGTCCTCTCGAACCCTGTCTCTGCCAATCATTGCTCAGATCCATATGTACATAATGTAACTACGGGCGGCCCCCGATGCGGACGAGACAGACCACCGGAGGGCTGCAACTCGGCTACTGAAGAAGAGATAGATTCGTACGGACATCCCGCGTGTTTTCTAAAAACCGCCTCCCCACCAGATCAGGACGACGGGAATACTCAACCAGACCCGGGTGGCAGGAACACACAACAACCCGGTTCGGGCACCTCGTCCCAACCATGTAAAGGCTTCAGTGACTGCCTAAAAGATATCGCTGTCGACGATTTGAAATTTAAAAAAGAGCAGGATTTGGTTCCAACTTTAGTTGAAGCAGCGCTCAAAGTTGTCCTCCCCATCGCTGGCATGATTACAGTCCTATTCATAATATTTTCTGGTATTCAATTCATCACGTCCGGGGGCAACCCAGAAGCCGTTGGCAAGGCACGAGGAAGGCTAATGTACGCCATAATTGGCTTTGTCATTATTCTTTTGGCTTTTGCTATATTACAAGTAGTTAACAGATTGTTCTTGGGAACGACGATAACGTAG
- a CDS encoding pilin — translation MNFKKLFVGLAVLATSLVAQVNSAHAQEIIFPPTFTELNETVPFVDIVFSGLQPNKDYDLCVLSDPHHCESITHNRIIVNDAWARKDVRSDAENKISVRVCGDGQDAVKINQDCGPDDYFHGGHTYRIRLYPEGSNSEVQTAAFKVKHEYLSINVTVTSSGTFTPSDQTFVDASGRRPGPDDRNNYQAVMKTQTGGGFKQERCFTIPETGSTRVSFPPVEAGTYVIDINEKVDEHSISGDTRECSGGFTYKRFVVKIDPAGGQVLPPTNDPNKEDASNLISGQNPCQNNVCDTAVGDIPTDPAGFIKRFLTISLGVAGGIALILMSIGAIRVITSSGDQQKLTAGKDMFVAAIAGLIFLILSVLILRFIGSSILGPTLGF, via the coding sequence ATGAATTTCAAGAAACTTTTTGTCGGACTAGCCGTCCTCGCAACCTCGCTTGTAGCCCAAGTCAATTCCGCCCACGCTCAAGAAATCATATTTCCTCCCACCTTTACAGAACTTAACGAAACAGTTCCTTTCGTAGACATTGTCTTTTCGGGATTACAGCCGAATAAAGATTATGACCTTTGTGTATTGTCTGACCCACATCACTGCGAGTCTATAACTCACAACCGGATAATCGTCAATGACGCTTGGGCTAGAAAAGATGTAAGGTCTGACGCAGAGAATAAGATATCTGTAAGAGTATGCGGAGACGGCCAGGATGCCGTTAAAATAAACCAGGACTGTGGCCCCGACGACTATTTTCACGGCGGACATACTTATAGGATTAGGCTTTACCCCGAAGGCAGTAATAGCGAGGTTCAAACAGCAGCCTTTAAGGTAAAACACGAATACCTATCGATAAACGTAACGGTTACTTCTTCGGGAACCTTCACGCCCTCGGACCAAACGTTCGTCGATGCAAGTGGCAGAAGACCAGGCCCCGACGACCGCAATAATTACCAAGCTGTTATGAAAACTCAAACCGGAGGCGGATTTAAACAGGAAAGATGCTTCACGATCCCAGAAACAGGCTCTACAAGAGTTTCTTTCCCCCCTGTAGAAGCTGGGACATACGTAATCGACATTAACGAGAAAGTTGACGAGCATTCGATATCTGGGGACACCCGCGAATGTTCCGGGGGATTTACGTATAAAAGGTTCGTAGTAAAGATAGACCCTGCGGGTGGGCAAGTTCTTCCGCCTACCAACGATCCAAATAAAGAAGACGCATCAAACCTAATCTCCGGCCAAAATCCTTGCCAAAACAATGTCTGCGATACGGCAGTAGGTGACATTCCCACCGACCCCGCCGGTTTTATTAAGAGATTCTTAACAATCTCATTGGGCGTAGCGGGCGGAATCGCTTTGATACTCATGTCAATTGGCGCGATAAGAGTAATCACCTCATCTGGAGACCAACAAAAGTTAACGGCGGGAAAAGACATGTTTGTCGCTGCTATTGCGGGCTTGATCTTTTTAATACTCAGCGTGCTAATTCTACGATTTATCGGTTCGAGTATCTTGGGCCCTACTTTGGGTTTTTAA
- a CDS encoding PH domain-containing protein: MPEDTIHTTNPFAMFAPQPIGVSFEGRERGEKIVLMLRAHIVTLVPQIIFVIFLLILPIIIGPILSTIGVDIFGSLNVGQRFLLGVLWYFFVFGYAFYKFIFWYFNIYMLTSERIIDFDFKGVLHRETSYANLTQIEDVSPKSIGFFSAFFHFGNVFVQTAGEKPEFEFHHVPRPNDVAKEILEQIRREEGERRGSVG, encoded by the coding sequence GTGCCTGAAGATACGATTCACACCACAAATCCTTTCGCGATGTTCGCGCCTCAACCGATCGGGGTGTCTTTTGAAGGAAGAGAAAGAGGCGAGAAGATCGTTTTGATGTTGCGGGCACACATTGTGACGTTAGTTCCGCAAATTATTTTCGTTATTTTTTTATTAATTTTACCCATTATTATTGGTCCAATACTTTCCACAATAGGAGTTGATATTTTTGGTTCTTTAAACGTGGGCCAGAGATTTTTGCTGGGAGTTTTGTGGTACTTTTTTGTATTCGGTTACGCTTTTTATAAATTTATTTTTTGGTACTTTAATATTTATATGCTTACAAGCGAACGTATAATCGACTTTGATTTTAAGGGAGTTTTACATAGGGAAACTTCGTACGCAAATCTTACCCAGATCGAAGATGTTTCCCCCAAAAGCATTGGTTTTTTTAGCGCGTTTTTTCATTTTGGAAATGTTTTTGTTCAAACTGCCGGCGAAAAACCGGAGTTCGAATTTCACCACGTTCCAAGACCTAACGATGTTGCCAAAGAGATTTTAGAGCAAATAAGAAGAGAAGAGGGAGAAAGGCGAGGATCGGTCGGATAA
- the smpB gene encoding SsrA-binding protein SmpB, with protein sequence MRIFNRRAKNKYHILEKVEAGIVLNGAEIKSIRAGRADLSESFARIKDGEVFLVNAFINPWMGSQKYADSRRERKLLMHKRQILNWLGKIAGGNLTIVPLSIYIKGNLAKTEVALAKTKAKYDKRADLKKKTIERDVEREIRENK encoded by the coding sequence ATGAGAATTTTTAACAGACGAGCCAAAAATAAATACCATATTTTGGAAAAAGTCGAGGCTGGAATCGTATTGAATGGGGCAGAAATCAAGTCTATCCGTGCTGGGCGAGCTGACCTTTCCGAAAGCTTCGCCAGGATTAAAGACGGCGAAGTTTTCTTGGTCAATGCTTTTATAAATCCCTGGATGGGTTCCCAAAAATACGCGGACAGCCGGCGCGAACGAAAACTTTTAATGCACAAAAGGCAGATTCTAAACTGGTTAGGGAAAATTGCGGGCGGAAATCTAACAATTGTTCCGCTCTCTATCTACATAAAAGGAAATCTAGCAAAAACAGAGGTTGCACTCGCCAAAACAAAAGCAAAATACGACAAACGAGCAGATCTTAAGAAAAAAACGATAGAACGCGACGTCGAGAGAGAGATAAGAGAGAACAAATAA
- a CDS encoding ComF family protein: protein MALSFLDLVFPKRCVSCRRLGNYICTDCFLKIEFLEHPVCPVCQRQAIGGRVHPGCKTLYTLDGLVVACKYRGPVRNAIKKVKYRWVRSIEKVLVDLLVSQIWRFDLPEDVILVPVPLHIKRERWRGFNQSEILASTLGREFKVQSNLSINRLIDTKAQVRLDRKARKENVKGAFAIARGAKVEGTNIILVDDVYTSGSTMSECAKVLKKAGAKSVLGAAIALG, encoded by the coding sequence ATGGCTTTATCTTTTTTAGATTTGGTTTTTCCCAAGCGCTGTGTTTCTTGCCGTAGGCTTGGAAATTATATATGTACTGATTGTTTTTTGAAAATTGAGTTTTTGGAACATCCGGTTTGCCCGGTTTGCCAGAGACAGGCAATAGGTGGGCGAGTACACCCTGGGTGTAAGACGCTGTATACGTTGGACGGACTAGTAGTTGCTTGTAAATATAGAGGTCCGGTTCGAAATGCGATAAAGAAGGTGAAATATAGATGGGTTCGAAGCATCGAAAAGGTTTTAGTCGATCTTTTGGTCTCGCAAATTTGGAGGTTTGACTTACCGGAGGATGTAATCCTGGTGCCAGTCCCACTTCATATTAAACGTGAAAGGTGGAGAGGATTTAACCAGTCCGAAATTTTGGCAAGCACCCTAGGGAGAGAATTCAAAGTTCAGTCTAATCTATCGATTAATCGATTAATCGATACAAAAGCGCAAGTAAGGCTGGATAGAAAAGCAAGGAAAGAAAATGTGAAAGGGGCTTTCGCTATTGCGAGGGGTGCAAAAGTAGAAGGGACAAATATTATATTAGTGGATGATGTTTATACGAGCGGTTCGACGATGAGCGAGTGCGCAAAAGTTTTAAAAAAAGCTGGCGCAAAAAGCGTTTTGGGAGCAGCAATTGCTCTGGGGTAA
- a CDS encoding DUF5518 domain-containing protein, whose amino-acid sequence MSYIYRNNLKIGTVILNFNLTRRNLLAIFLGFLVFLVLFIVAKVLVLFTFHQAVLNFPLGDIEGSLSRQPFAAILWISRTLSLMAPLLGGVVIGYMVRERGWFYGGLLGVLLAIIFMGIISLGFFVPESFNPNSFGEIILEVIFYLPLYVVLTALGGWLGEILKNRKSLV is encoded by the coding sequence ATGAGTTATATTTACCGCAATAATCTTAAGATTGGTACTGTGATTCTTAATTTCAATCTCACCAGAAGAAACTTACTCGCAATTTTTCTTGGTTTTTTAGTGTTCTTGGTGCTTTTTATAGTGGCAAAAGTGTTAGTTTTATTCACATTTCATCAAGCGGTGTTGAATTTTCCTTTAGGAGATATTGAGGGTTCTCTTTCCCGTCAGCCATTTGCTGCCATCCTTTGGATATCAAGAACCTTGTCACTAATGGCTCCGTTATTAGGAGGAGTTGTAATAGGTTATATGGTTAGAGAAAGAGGATGGTTTTATGGTGGTTTGCTGGGAGTTTTACTGGCAATTATTTTTATGGGAATTATCTCTCTAGGTTTTTTTGTGCCCGAATCTTTTAATCCCAACTCATTCGGCGAGATTATACTTGAGGTGATTTTTTACTTGCCTTTATATGTAGTTTTGACTGCTCTTGGAGGTTGGTTGGGAGAAATACTTAAAAACAGGAAGTCATTGGTTTGA
- a CDS encoding 4a-hydroxytetrahydrobiopterin dehydratase — MKLTDEEVQNKIKDLPLWKYSDGFLSRELEFNSFSEALEFVNNVGKLAEKMNHHPNILMHDYKKVDITTSTHDEGGVTAKDFELARGIEELT; from the coding sequence ATGAAACTGACAGACGAAGAGGTACAAAATAAAATAAAAGATTTACCGCTGTGGAAATATTCCGACGGTTTTCTTAGCAGAGAGCTGGAGTTTAACAGTTTTAGCGAGGCGCTGGAATTTGTAAATAATGTCGGTAAATTGGCGGAAAAGATGAATCATCATCCAAATATTTTGATGCATGATTACAAGAAAGTAGATATCACAACTTCTACTCACGACGAAGGTGGTGTTACCGCAAAAGACTTTGAGTTAGCAAGGGGAATCGAGGAACTGACTTAA
- a CDS encoding NUDIX hydrolase, with the protein MIKCTFENGTPASLRHVVVDAIVVNKKKEILLVKRSKDKVTEGGKWALPGGFMDRDETLIEAVLRETKEETGWEIGDVELLRVVDNPKRRNEDRQNVAFFYTCVPVKKSGKADDESSEQRWFKLDGLPEEEETAFDHLEIIEFYLRNK; encoded by the coding sequence ATGATCAAATGTACATTCGAAAATGGGACGCCGGCTTCTTTGAGGCATGTTGTGGTGGATGCGATTGTAGTAAACAAAAAGAAAGAAATTTTACTCGTTAAGCGATCAAAAGATAAAGTTACAGAGGGTGGTAAGTGGGCACTGCCTGGGGGATTTATGGATCGAGACGAAACATTAATTGAAGCTGTTCTAAGAGAAACGAAAGAAGAAACAGGCTGGGAAATTGGGGACGTGGAGCTTTTGAGGGTTGTTGATAATCCGAAAAGGAGAAATGAGGATAGGCAGAACGTTGCATTTTTTTACACATGTGTTCCTGTTAAGAAATCCGGTAAAGCAGACGACGAATCAAGTGAGCAGAGATGGTTTAAGTTAGATGGGTTGCCTGAAGAGGAAGAAACGGCCTTCGATCATCTGGAAATTATCGAGTTTTATTTAAGGAATAAGTAG
- a CDS encoding NUDIX domain-containing protein, with protein MKRVFSAGGIVVRDFDGEKKVLVTQHSGHHGWDFPKGHVEKGEKSVDAAIREVEEETGVKAEVVEKVGDTKYFYDEEKEKVFKTVVYFLMKYVEEGEATTAWEVSAKEWLPVDEVEDKLTFGDSKKLFSEVKSRI; from the coding sequence ATGAAAAGAGTTTTTAGTGCTGGTGGAATAGTAGTAAGGGATTTTGATGGCGAGAAAAAGGTTCTGGTCACTCAACATTCCGGCCATCATGGTTGGGATTTTCCAAAAGGACATGTGGAGAAAGGTGAAAAGAGTGTTGATGCTGCAATTCGTGAGGTGGAGGAAGAGACTGGAGTTAAAGCGGAAGTTGTCGAAAAGGTTGGAGACACGAAGTATTTTTACGACGAGGAGAAGGAGAAAGTTTTTAAGACGGTTGTTTATTTTTTAATGAAATATGTAGAAGAAGGTGAAGCGACTACAGCTTGGGAGGTTTCTGCAAAAGAGTGGCTACCTGTCGACGAAGTAGAAGATAAATTAACGTTTGGTGATTCTAAAAAACTATTTAGTGAGGTAAAGAGTAGAATTTAA
- a CDS encoding DUF5680 domain-containing protein: MKNISLDELNRFLGEASLKTYAGTGVETKATIKGFKELEYRDGDWYYRDNYTGFFKSWGQEVVWYKDQPVWMSLYGGGLEKEFYGDEAFAIKIFNFLKKALSSGEKSKNFQPRGPKNLSDGDWVYHCQWTGDLSDFKGHEEILYKGRVVFTHDFIGGVVIPRKV, translated from the coding sequence ATGAAAAATATTTCTTTAGACGAATTAAATAGGTTTTTAGGAGAGGCTTCTCTTAAAACTTATGCTGGAACCGGTGTGGAGACGAAGGCTACAATAAAGGGTTTTAAAGAATTGGAGTATAGGGATGGCGATTGGTATTACAGGGATAATTACACGGGCTTTTTTAAATCTTGGGGACAGGAAGTAGTTTGGTATAAGGATCAGCCCGTCTGGATGAGTCTTTACGGAGGAGGTTTGGAGAAAGAATTTTATGGAGACGAAGCCTTTGCAATTAAAATCTTTAATTTTTTAAAAAAGGCATTATCTTCCGGGGAAAAGTCCAAGAACTTTCAGCCCAGAGGCCCCAAAAATTTAAGTGATGGGGATTGGGTTTATCATTGTCAATGGACTGGAGATTTATCAGATTTCAAAGGTCATGAAGAAATTTTATATAAAGGCAGGGTGGTATTTACCCACGATTTTATTGGGGGAGTAGTTATTCCGAGAAAAGTGTAG